The Desulfomicrobium orale DSM 12838 genome includes a window with the following:
- a CDS encoding DUF134 domain-containing protein gives MPRPRKHCRIGSRPLATFYKPQGIPLPRLEEVLLPAEGMEALRLVDAEGLSQEDAALRMGVSRPTVCRILGEARTQVARALARGWAIRIESADSGDDAEAERNCGQRSGRGKGRMRRGREMLQNKEDV, from the coding sequence ATGCCTCGTCCCAGAAAACATTGCCGTATTGGGAGCAGGCCGCTGGCAACTTTTTACAAGCCGCAAGGTATTCCTCTGCCAAGGTTGGAGGAGGTTCTCCTTCCCGCCGAAGGAATGGAGGCCTTGCGTCTGGTCGATGCGGAAGGGCTGAGCCAGGAGGACGCCGCCTTGCGGATGGGAGTTTCCAGACCCACGGTCTGCCGCATACTGGGTGAAGCCAGGACGCAGGTCGCCAGGGCTTTGGCACGGGGCTGGGCCATCCGGATCGAATCCGCCGACAGCGGCGACGACGCGGAAGCGGAGAGAAACTGCGGACAGCGATCCGGCCGGGGCAAAGGCCGGATGCGGCGAGGTAGGGAGATGCTCCAAAACAAGGAGGACGTATGA
- a CDS encoding IS4 family transposase, whose translation MSHHNTLFSQTLSLIPRHVFQKLERRHKTGRSSRQFGFKEQFTVMAFIQLAARRSMRDGLRCLEAAGNRLYHWGLKNVARSTFADANNSRPAGFFKDLFAEMYGLCAAKAPKHKFRFKSKLLSLDATTIKLCLPLFPWASFRQAKGGVKVHTLLDHDGHIPAFATVTDAKTHESRIAQAMELPKGSIVVFDKGFTSYPWFRILRAKGVFFVTRLKRNAVFKLLERRLVNRKTGVTSDHIIEVSSRGKSLRLRRIGYRDQETGKHYEFLTNHFRLSAKTIADIYKDRWQIELFFKEIKQNLRIKTFVGNSENAVLIQIYTALTVYLLLAYQKFLSRLGLSVQQLFQLIQLNLLGEASLDELLNPRRQKFDNSYNFTLLDCIA comes from the coding sequence TTGAGTCACCATAATACACTATTCTCCCAGACGCTATCTCTGATTCCCAGACATGTTTTTCAGAAACTCGAAAGACGGCACAAAACCGGGCGCTCGTCGCGTCAATTCGGTTTCAAGGAGCAGTTCACGGTCATGGCCTTCATCCAGCTTGCCGCAAGACGTTCCATGCGCGATGGCCTGCGCTGCCTTGAGGCTGCGGGAAACCGCCTGTATCACTGGGGACTGAAAAACGTGGCCCGCTCGACCTTTGCTGACGCGAACAATTCTCGCCCCGCAGGCTTTTTCAAGGATCTGTTCGCCGAGATGTACGGCCTGTGCGCCGCAAAAGCCCCGAAGCACAAATTCCGTTTCAAATCCAAATTGCTCAGTCTGGACGCCACCACCATAAAGCTTTGCCTGCCGCTTTTTCCCTGGGCCTCGTTTCGGCAGGCCAAGGGCGGCGTCAAAGTACATACCTTGCTGGATCACGATGGCCATATCCCGGCTTTCGCAACCGTCACCGACGCCAAAACCCATGAAAGCCGCATAGCTCAGGCTATGGAGTTGCCCAAAGGCTCCATCGTGGTCTTTGACAAGGGCTTCACCAGCTATCCCTGGTTTCGGATCCTCCGGGCAAAGGGCGTCTTTTTTGTGACCCGGCTCAAGCGCAACGCCGTTTTCAAACTCCTGGAGCGCCGCCTCGTGAATCGCAAGACCGGCGTTACTTCCGATCACATCATTGAAGTCTCCAGCCGGGGAAAATCCTTACGCTTGCGCCGTATCGGCTATCGTGACCAGGAAACCGGGAAACACTACGAATTTTTGACCAACCATTTCCGGCTTTCGGCGAAAACCATCGCCGACATCTATAAAGACCGCTGGCAAATCGAGCTCTTCTTCAAGGAAATCAAACAAAATTTGCGCATAAAGACCTTCGTCGGCAACTCGGAAAATGCGGTTCTGATCCAGATTTACACGGCCCTGACGGTTTACCTGCTCCTCGCGTACCAGAAATTCCTCAGCCGTCTCGGACTCTCCGTACAGCAACTCTTCCAGCTCATTCAACTCAACCTGCTCGGCGAGGCCTCCTTGGATGAACTCCTGAATCCCAGACGACAAAAATTCGATAATTCATATAACTTCACACTGTTAGATTGCATCGCTTAG
- a CDS encoding DUF4372 domain-containing protein, which produces MSHHNTLFSQTLSLIPRHVFQKLERRHKTGRSSRKFGFKEQFTVMAFIQLAARRSMRDGLRCLEAAGNRLYHWGLKNVARSTFADANNSRPAGFFKDLFAEMYGLCAAKAPKHKFRFKSKHKALPAAFSLGLVSAG; this is translated from the coding sequence TTGAGTCACCATAATACACTATTCTCCCAGACGCTATCTCTGATTCCCAGACATGTTTTTCAGAAACTCGAAAGACGGCACAAAACCGGGCGCTCGTCGCGTAAATTTGGTTTCAAGGAGCAGTTCACGGTCATGGCCTTCATCCAGCTTGCCGCAAGACGTTCCATGCGCGATGGCCTGCGCTGCCTTGAGGCTGCGGGAAACCGCCTGTATCACTGGGGACTGAAAAACGTGGCCCGCTCGACCTTTGCTGACGCGAACAATTCTCGCCCCGCAGGCTTTTTCAAGGATCTGTTCGCCGAAATGTACGGCCTGTGCGCCGCAAAAGCCCCGAAGCACAAATTCCGTTTCAAATCCAAACATAAAGCTTTGCCTGCCGCTTTTTCCCTGGGCCTCGTTTCGGCAGGCTAG
- a CDS encoding DHH family phosphoesterase — protein sequence MTPPLRQIAEHLRATDNFLVTSHVSPDGDALGSMLAVGEVLDAMGKQVRLFNESGLPERFRWLSPRQKILRLLPDTEPETIIVLDCGSPQRPGALLAPWLSSKTVVNIDHHLDNPMFGSINWVDQRVSSTGEMVGMLARELNVPLAGLLGEYVYLSLISDTGDFCFSNTRPETLEMAAEILRLGLLPGPFHEQRQSTGTINQLRMRGAVTQQATLHSHGRISLISFTRELFRQTGTGPEDTEGLVNRVLYLRGVQAAIATREEDNGSIKFSLRSKGDVNVQAVAARFGGGGHRNAAGGTLDMSVDEAGRTLVDAVAAELDRK from the coding sequence ATGACGCCCCCGCTGCGGCAGATAGCTGAGCACCTCCGGGCCACGGACAATTTTCTGGTAACTTCCCACGTCTCACCCGATGGCGACGCCCTGGGGTCCATGCTGGCCGTGGGTGAAGTATTGGACGCGATGGGCAAACAGGTCCGGCTTTTCAACGAGTCCGGCCTTCCGGAGCGCTTCCGCTGGCTCTCGCCCCGGCAGAAAATTCTGCGCCTCCTTCCCGATACGGAACCCGAAACCATCATCGTGCTCGACTGCGGCAGCCCGCAGCGTCCGGGTGCGCTGCTCGCACCGTGGCTCTCGTCCAAAACCGTGGTGAACATCGACCATCATCTGGATAACCCCATGTTTGGTTCCATCAACTGGGTGGACCAGCGTGTTTCCTCCACAGGGGAAATGGTCGGCATGCTGGCCCGGGAGCTGAATGTGCCGCTGGCCGGGCTGCTCGGGGAATACGTGTACCTGTCCCTCATTTCGGACACGGGAGACTTCTGCTTCAGCAACACCCGTCCCGAAACCCTGGAAATGGCGGCCGAAATCCTGCGGCTGGGGCTTCTGCCCGGCCCCTTTCACGAACAGCGGCAGTCCACCGGCACCATCAACCAGCTGCGAATGCGCGGCGCGGTGACGCAGCAGGCCACCCTGCACAGCCACGGGAGGATCAGCCTCATTTCCTTCACCCGCGAGCTGTTCCGCCAGACCGGCACCGGCCCGGAAGATACCGAAGGACTGGTCAACAGGGTGCTCTACCTGCGCGGTGTACAGGCGGCCATCGCGACGCGGGAAGAAGACAACGGCAGCATCAAGTTTTCCCTGCGTTCCAAGGGCGACGTCAATGTCCAGGCCGTGGCCGCGCGGTTCGGCGGAGGCGGACACCGCAACGCGGCGGGCGGCACTCTTGACATGTCTGTGGATGAAGCCGGACGCACCCTAGTGGATGCCGTGGCGGCGGAACTGGACCGGAAATGA
- a CDS encoding ABC transporter permease, producing the protein MILIRILALIRKELQILLADPQSRQLVIAPVIVQALLFPLAATLEVKNNTLAVLNEDGGHISEELVQRLARAEAFTRILHLYSADQIASAMDTQKAIALVRFPQDFSRRVTQGQTVPLQILLDGRRSNSSQIAAGYIQEIVADYFAELSAASGGRPLSEIVVRHRYNPNLDYQWFILPSLVAVILTVSALILTALSVAREREQGTFEQLLVSPLTLEMIMTGKAVAVLLVGLSQASIIIAAAVFVYGVPLSGSLLLIYASAILYFLALAGIGLFISALCSTQQQAFLGAFSFIMPAILLSGFASPVENMPEWLQAITWINPIRHFVVIVKSVFLKDASLTFVLENCVPLALIAAATLIAAVIIFRRRFG; encoded by the coding sequence ATGATTCTCATCCGCATTCTGGCTCTCATCCGCAAGGAGCTGCAAATCCTTCTGGCCGATCCCCAGAGCCGCCAGCTGGTCATCGCGCCGGTAATCGTGCAGGCTCTTCTCTTCCCCCTGGCCGCCACCCTGGAAGTCAAAAACAACACCCTGGCCGTGCTGAACGAAGACGGCGGGCACATCTCCGAGGAACTCGTCCAGCGCCTGGCCAGGGCCGAAGCCTTCACCCGCATCCTGCACCTGTATTCCGCCGACCAGATTGCCTCCGCCATGGACACCCAGAAGGCCATCGCCCTGGTCCGCTTTCCGCAGGACTTCTCCCGGCGTGTGACCCAGGGCCAGACAGTCCCGCTACAAATCCTGCTGGATGGACGGCGATCCAACAGCAGCCAGATCGCGGCCGGATACATTCAGGAAATCGTAGCGGACTACTTCGCCGAACTATCCGCGGCATCGGGCGGGCGGCCCCTTTCCGAGATCGTGGTCCGCCACCGCTACAATCCCAACCTGGACTACCAGTGGTTCATCCTGCCCAGCCTGGTGGCCGTGATTCTGACCGTCAGCGCCCTGATCCTCACCGCCCTGTCCGTGGCCAGAGAGCGGGAACAGGGCACTTTCGAGCAGCTGCTGGTCTCGCCCCTGACACTGGAGATGATCATGACCGGCAAGGCCGTCGCCGTGCTGCTGGTCGGGCTTTCCCAGGCCAGCATCATCATCGCGGCCGCAGTCTTCGTGTACGGCGTGCCCCTCTCCGGCTCACTCCTGCTCATCTACGCCAGCGCCATCCTCTACTTTCTGGCCCTGGCGGGCATCGGCCTTTTCATCAGCGCCCTCTGCTCCACCCAACAACAGGCGTTCCTGGGAGCCTTCTCCTTCATCATGCCCGCGATTCTCCTTTCGGGCTTCGCCTCACCCGTGGAAAACATGCCGGAGTGGCTGCAGGCCATCACCTGGATAAACCCCATCCGGCACTTCGTGGTCATCGTGAAGAGCGTGTTCCTGAAAGATGCCTCGCTGACTTTCGTGCTGGAAAACTGTGTGCCGCTGGCGCTCATCGCCGCCGCCACTCTGATCGCCGCCGTGATTATTTTCCGTCGGCGGTTCGGATAA
- a CDS encoding helix-turn-helix domain-containing protein, with the protein MVLTDKQGKATEYLWMNFDPDQLSHSARKSMQTGAMQTHQKRTIQTEGQITLAIRKLRAEEKKVTRTAVAELVGISREQISRRYSHLFL; encoded by the coding sequence ATGGTCTTGACTGATAAACAGGGGAAAGCAACCGAATATCTCTGGATGAACTTCGATCCGGATCAACTCTCCCATTCCGCACGGAAAAGTATGCAGACAGGCGCAATGCAAACACATCAAAAAAGAACGATCCAGACAGAAGGGCAAATCACACTGGCCATACGAAAGCTCCGTGCGGAAGAAAAAAAAGTGACTCGAACTGCTGTTGCGGAGCTTGTCGGAATTTCCCGCGAGCAGATCAGCAGGAGATATTCCCACCTGTTTTTGTGA
- a CDS encoding ABC transporter permease, with amino-acid sequence MISPRRLAALCAKESRQIARDPSSVIIALVLPLILLVIFGYGINLDSTRIVLGLCDEDGGAEAAALGAHISGSGYFDVRRGSHTELDALLESGRIRGYVLLPQDFSRRLEGDTAPVQVITDGAEPNTAVFVSAFVRSIWQEWLLGRARDRGESIAAGADVRPRYWFNAAAVSRHYLIPGSITIIMTVIGAMLTSLVVAREWERGTMEALLASPATRTELLLSKLIPYYILGMGSTAVVSLSAVWIMGVPFRGSIPALFLVSSVFLLSMLGMGLFISTVMRNQFDSAQASLNAAFLPTVMLSGAFFVISSMPAPIRALTWLLPSRYLVTALQTIFLAGDIWSILLPDILFLTAASALFLGLTARKTARRLDD; translated from the coding sequence ATGATCTCGCCGCGCCGTCTGGCCGCCCTGTGCGCCAAGGAAAGCCGCCAGATCGCCCGCGATCCCAGCAGCGTCATCATCGCCTTGGTCCTGCCGCTCATTTTGCTGGTCATCTTCGGGTACGGCATCAATCTGGACTCCACACGCATCGTCCTCGGCCTGTGCGACGAGGACGGCGGGGCGGAAGCGGCGGCTCTCGGCGCGCATATCTCCGGGTCCGGCTATTTCGACGTGCGCCGGGGCAGCCACACGGAACTCGACGCCCTGCTCGAATCGGGACGGATCAGGGGCTACGTGCTTCTGCCCCAGGACTTCTCGCGCAGACTGGAAGGAGACACCGCGCCAGTCCAGGTGATCACTGACGGAGCCGAGCCCAACACGGCCGTTTTCGTCAGCGCCTTTGTCCGGAGCATCTGGCAGGAGTGGCTGCTCGGCCGGGCCCGGGACAGAGGGGAAAGCATCGCGGCCGGAGCGGATGTCCGGCCCAGATACTGGTTCAACGCCGCCGCTGTGAGCCGCCATTATCTCATCCCCGGCTCCATCACCATCATCATGACCGTCATCGGGGCCATGCTGACCTCCCTCGTGGTGGCCCGCGAATGGGAGCGCGGCACCATGGAAGCCCTGCTGGCCTCTCCCGCAACCCGCACCGAACTGCTCCTGTCCAAACTCATTCCCTACTACATTCTGGGCATGGGCTCCACGGCCGTGGTCTCCCTGTCCGCCGTGTGGATCATGGGCGTGCCTTTTCGCGGCTCCATCCCGGCCCTGTTTCTGGTCAGCTCCGTGTTTCTGCTCAGCATGCTGGGCATGGGACTTTTCATCTCCACGGTCATGCGCAACCAGTTCGACAGCGCCCAGGCGTCCCTGAACGCCGCCTTCCTGCCCACGGTCATGCTTTCCGGAGCCTTCTTCGTCATCTCCAGCATGCCCGCGCCCATCCGGGCCCTGACCTGGCTATTGCCGTCGCGCTACCTGGTCACGGCGTTACAGACCATTTTTCTGGCCGGAGATATCTGGAGCATCCTGCTGCCGGACATTCTTTTTCTGACGGCCGCAAGTGCCCTGTTCCTCGGGCTCACCGCCCGGAAAACCGCACGACGCCTGGACGACTGA
- the rpsO gene encoding 30S ribosomal protein S15 → MVLTPERKTELIKEYGKSETDTGSPEVQVALLSARIDYLTEHFKSHQKDFHSRTGLLRLVGKRRQLLNYLRKKDIQGYRDLIARLGLRK, encoded by the coding sequence GTGGTCTTAACCCCTGAACGCAAGACGGAACTGATCAAGGAATACGGCAAATCCGAAACGGACACGGGATCCCCGGAAGTGCAGGTGGCCCTTCTGTCCGCACGAATCGACTACCTGACGGAGCATTTCAAGAGCCACCAGAAGGATTTCCATTCCCGCACCGGGCTTCTGAGGCTCGTGGGCAAACGCCGCCAGCTGCTGAACTACCTCCGCAAGAAGGACATTCAGGGCTACCGCGATCTCATCGCGCGGCTCGGCCTGCGCAAGTAG
- the truB gene encoding tRNA pseudouridine(55) synthase TruB, whose protein sequence is MKRPGPAQLDGLLVLHKPAGPTSTDCLNSIKRALGQKKIGHAGTLDPMATGVLVVLLGQGTKLAPYLSEGRKTYRGELLLGQTTDTYDIQGQILSEAPWEHLSADDIRAAVLGWQDETRQEVPPVSAAKHQGRPLYALHRAGWEVPVKTRDMTIFGVEILSVHPPRVSFRVICSAGTYIRSLAHSLGRRLGCGAALSELEREASHPFTLDQAHGLETVLSDPERFASLVQPLAQSLPHWPRLRLTGQQAGLVRNGAWLPASLFPAHPAEADSRAMFLAPDGAPLALAEVKKRGQDLCWSILRGLWQA, encoded by the coding sequence ATGAAACGTCCGGGTCCCGCGCAGCTTGACGGACTGCTGGTTTTGCATAAACCTGCGGGGCCGACTTCCACAGACTGCCTGAACAGCATCAAGCGCGCTCTGGGACAAAAAAAAATAGGCCACGCCGGCACTCTGGACCCCATGGCCACAGGCGTTCTCGTGGTCCTGCTCGGCCAGGGCACCAAGCTGGCTCCATATTTGAGCGAAGGCCGCAAGACGTACCGCGGCGAACTGCTGCTCGGACAAACCACGGATACCTACGACATTCAGGGGCAAATTCTGTCCGAAGCGCCGTGGGAACATCTGAGCGCAGACGATATCCGGGCCGCCGTACTGGGCTGGCAGGATGAGACACGGCAGGAAGTCCCCCCTGTTTCAGCGGCCAAACATCAGGGACGTCCTCTTTACGCCCTGCACCGCGCCGGGTGGGAGGTGCCGGTCAAGACCAGAGATATGACAATTTTCGGGGTGGAGATTCTGTCCGTGCATCCCCCCCGCGTCTCTTTCCGAGTGATCTGCTCTGCAGGAACCTACATCCGCTCCCTGGCCCACAGCCTGGGGAGACGACTCGGGTGCGGAGCGGCGCTCAGCGAACTGGAACGGGAGGCCAGCCACCCGTTCACCCTGGACCAAGCCCACGGTCTGGAAACCGTGCTGTCCGATCCGGAGCGCTTCGCCAGCCTGGTGCAGCCTCTCGCGCAGTCTCTGCCTCACTGGCCCAGGCTCCGCCTGACCGGTCAGCAGGCCGGACTGGTCCGAAACGGTGCATGGCTTCCGGCTTCCCTGTTTCCCGCGCATCCTGCGGAAGCGGACAGCCGGGCCATGTTCCTCGCTCCGGACGGCGCTCCCCTGGCGCTGGCCGAAGTGAAAAAGCGCGGTCAGGACCTTTGCTGGTCCATTCTGCGCGGCTTGTGGCAAGCCTGA
- a CDS encoding DUF503 domain-containing protein, with translation MIVGTLRLEFRLHGVFSLKEKRRSASSLKQKLRNTFNVAVAETESQDSHQKLVLGVVTVSNATDHAHAQLSKILSMVEAAVADELVRADMDVFGA, from the coding sequence ATGATTGTCGGCACCCTGCGCCTGGAATTCCGGCTGCACGGCGTTTTTTCCCTGAAGGAAAAGCGCAGAAGCGCGAGCAGTCTGAAGCAGAAACTGCGTAATACCTTCAATGTGGCCGTGGCCGAAACGGAGAGCCAAGACTCCCACCAGAAGCTGGTTCTCGGGGTGGTTACCGTATCCAACGCGACGGACCATGCGCACGCCCAGCTGTCCAAGATTCTGTCCATGGTGGAAGCCGCCGTCGCGGACGAGCTGGTCCGCGCCGACATGGACGTTTTCGGAGCCTGA
- a CDS encoding Fic family protein, translating to MDLQMKLEKIDQLKKVLNGVSHFDLTDKDRDHLNLQWTYNSNAIEGSTLTIQETQLIREGVSVGGHHVREILEVVNHEKAICEVERMAHSGAPLQEEDIKRLHGIVLRTIDDVNAGVYRKSDVMVVGAVFRPPQFYKIKDRMAGLIDWYQQPSDQHFVLNAAELHTRFVRIHPFIDGNGRTARLLMNYELMKNGLPPAVINVENRKQYYEALHEADLRSDHRPLADIICDSLIPRMENMLQQRPQSPQRMR from the coding sequence ATGGATTTGCAGATGAAACTTGAAAAAATAGACCAGCTCAAAAAGGTCCTTAATGGCGTGTCCCATTTCGATCTTACGGATAAAGACCGGGACCACCTGAACCTGCAATGGACCTACAACAGCAACGCCATCGAGGGTTCCACGCTCACGATACAGGAAACCCAGCTTATCAGGGAAGGCGTCAGTGTCGGGGGGCACCATGTCCGGGAGATCCTTGAGGTCGTCAACCATGAAAAAGCAATCTGTGAAGTCGAAAGGATGGCCCACAGCGGCGCACCCCTCCAGGAGGAAGATATAAAACGCCTCCACGGGATCGTGCTGCGTACAATCGACGACGTGAATGCCGGAGTCTACAGGAAATCCGATGTGATGGTTGTCGGCGCTGTTTTTCGGCCTCCCCAGTTTTACAAGATAAAGGACAGGATGGCCGGGCTTATTGACTGGTATCAGCAGCCTTCGGATCAGCATTTTGTCCTGAATGCGGCGGAACTGCATACCCGCTTCGTGCGTATCCACCCATTCATCGACGGCAACGGCAGGACAGCCAGATTGCTGATGAATTACGAGCTGATGAAAAATGGCCTGCCTCCTGCGGTTATCAACGTGGAAAACCGGAAGCAGTATTATGAGGCTCTCCACGAGGCCGATTTACGATCCGACCACAGGCCTCTGGCGGACATTATTTGCGACAGCCTGATACCGCGCATGGAAAACATGCTCCAGCAAAGGCCTCAAAGTCCCCAGAGAATGAGATAA
- the rbfA gene encoding 30S ribosome-binding factor RbfA, whose translation MQRSTSRRAAQMSDQIMQVLALLLVQEAEDPALRLVTITGVRLNRDFSIAEVLYTHIHGREAEPEISKALLRAKGFLRTRLGRELKLRGIPELRFTWDTFLEDMVYDAPAAADS comes from the coding sequence ATGCAACGTAGCACCTCCCGCCGCGCGGCTCAGATGAGCGACCAGATCATGCAGGTTCTGGCCCTGCTTCTGGTGCAGGAAGCCGAAGATCCGGCCCTGCGCCTGGTGACCATCACCGGCGTGCGCTTAAACCGCGATTTCAGTATCGCCGAGGTCCTCTATACACACATCCACGGCCGCGAAGCCGAGCCGGAGATTTCAAAAGCCCTGCTCCGGGCCAAGGGTTTTCTGCGCACCCGGCTGGGCCGGGAGCTGAAACTGCGCGGCATTCCAGAGCTGCGCTTCACCTGGGACACCTTTCTGGAGGACATGGTTTATGACGCCCCCGCTGCGGCAGATAGCTGA
- the pnp gene encoding polyribonucleotide nucleotidyltransferase: MTFQTTRTAIPMPEGEIVIEHGKLALQASGAVTVKWGDTVVLVTATHQALDREADFLPLTCNYQEMLYAAGRIPGNYFRREVGRPSDHETLVSRLIDRPIRPLFPKGCAHEIQIIATVLSSDKERNADTLAMLGASAALHISDIPFAGPVAAIRVGYADGKFLLNPTASQLAGSELNMVLAGTRDAVVMVEGGAQFLSEDIMAEAVAWGHSQLTPFLDAQEELRAALGREKFVVTPPQEPEDLIAAVTELAEAPLAAALTVPTKMERREAKKRVRQDLMEALAVRFADNPERLKNVPEILEDLEKKIVRQRILTDKVRIDGRDLTTVRPLTMEVGVLPRTHGSAIFARGETKALATCTLGSTRDEQRIETLAGEVARRFMLHYNFPPYSVGEARMLRGPSRREVGHGNLSERALMPVLPPQDSFPFAIRVVSDIMESNGSSSMASVCGGTLALMDAGVPIKTPVAGVAMGLIKEGDEYLVLTDILGDEDHLGDMDFKVAGSHDGVTSIQMDIKIAGIPAEVMKKALYQAREARLHILAQMERVIAAPRGELSRFAPQMDVVHISPDKIRDVIGPGGKNIKAICEATQADIDIDDSGKVSLFAPDQASLAKAREMVLHYDQKAELNKDYDGIVKKIMDFGAFIEILPGLEGLCHISQLARERVNTVQDVVQEGDAIRVRVIDIEPSGRIKLSRKAIILEELGEDPEPPAPPRGDRPRGDRPRRDRGDRRGPRNDR; this comes from the coding sequence ATGACATTCCAGACTACCAGAACCGCCATCCCCATGCCCGAGGGCGAAATCGTCATCGAGCACGGCAAACTGGCTCTTCAGGCCAGTGGCGCCGTAACCGTGAAGTGGGGTGACACCGTGGTCCTCGTCACGGCCACGCATCAGGCTCTGGACCGGGAAGCGGACTTTCTGCCCCTGACCTGCAACTATCAGGAAATGCTCTATGCGGCCGGCCGCATCCCCGGTAATTACTTCCGCCGCGAAGTGGGCCGCCCGAGCGATCACGAAACCCTGGTTTCCCGGCTCATCGACCGTCCCATCCGCCCACTCTTCCCCAAGGGATGCGCACACGAAATCCAGATCATCGCCACCGTTCTCTCCTCCGACAAGGAACGCAACGCCGACACTCTGGCCATGCTCGGCGCGTCGGCGGCCCTGCATATTTCCGACATTCCTTTCGCCGGTCCCGTGGCGGCCATCCGCGTGGGCTACGCCGACGGCAAGTTTCTGCTGAACCCCACCGCCTCCCAGCTGGCGGGCAGCGAATTGAACATGGTCCTGGCCGGGACCCGCGACGCCGTGGTCATGGTCGAAGGCGGCGCCCAGTTCCTGTCCGAGGACATCATGGCCGAAGCCGTGGCCTGGGGGCACTCCCAGCTTACTCCTTTCCTGGACGCCCAGGAGGAACTGCGCGCCGCTCTGGGCAGGGAAAAGTTCGTGGTCACTCCGCCTCAGGAGCCCGAGGATCTGATCGCCGCCGTGACCGAACTGGCCGAGGCGCCTCTCGCTGCCGCTCTGACCGTGCCGACCAAAATGGAGCGCCGGGAGGCCAAGAAAAGGGTTCGTCAGGACCTCATGGAAGCTCTGGCCGTCCGCTTTGCCGACAATCCGGAGCGTCTCAAGAACGTGCCGGAAATTCTTGAGGATCTGGAAAAGAAAATCGTGCGCCAGCGCATCCTGACCGACAAAGTGCGTATCGACGGCCGCGACCTGACTACTGTCCGCCCCCTGACCATGGAAGTGGGCGTTCTCCCCCGCACCCACGGCTCGGCCATTTTCGCCCGGGGCGAGACCAAAGCCTTGGCCACCTGCACTCTAGGCAGCACCCGGGACGAGCAGCGCATCGAAACCCTGGCCGGTGAAGTGGCCCGCCGTTTCATGCTGCATTACAATTTCCCGCCCTACAGCGTGGGTGAGGCCCGCATGCTGCGCGGCCCGTCCCGGCGCGAAGTCGGACACGGCAACCTGTCCGAACGCGCCCTCATGCCCGTGCTGCCGCCGCAGGACTCCTTTCCTTTCGCCATCCGCGTGGTTTCGGACATCATGGAATCCAACGGCTCCTCGTCCATGGCCTCCGTGTGCGGCGGAACCCTGGCCCTCATGGACGCGGGCGTACCCATCAAGACGCCTGTGGCGGGCGTGGCCATGGGACTCATCAAGGAAGGGGACGAATACCTGGTCCTGACAGACATTCTGGGCGACGAAGACCATCTGGGCGACATGGATTTCAAGGTGGCGGGCAGCCACGACGGCGTGACGTCCATCCAGATGGACATCAAGATCGCGGGCATCCCGGCCGAAGTCATGAAAAAAGCCCTGTACCAGGCCAGGGAGGCACGCTTGCACATTCTGGCGCAGATGGAACGGGTCATTGCCGCGCCCAGAGGAGAATTGTCCCGCTTCGCGCCGCAGATGGATGTGGTGCATATTTCTCCGGACAAAATCCGTGACGTCATCGGCCCTGGCGGCAAGAATATCAAGGCCATCTGCGAAGCCACCCAGGCCGACATCGACATCGACGACTCGGGCAAGGTCTCTCTCTTCGCTCCGGACCAAGCCTCTCTGGCCAAGGCCAGGGAAATGGTCCTGCATTACGATCAGAAGGCCGAGCTGAACAAAGATTACGACGGTATCGTCAAAAAGATCATGGACTTCGGGGCGTTCATCGAAATTCTGCCCGGCCTGGAGGGCCTGTGTCACATCTCCCAGCTGGCCAGAGAGCGGGTGAACACGGTGCAGGATGTGGTTCAGGAAGGCGACGCCATCAGGGTCCGGGTGATCGACATTGAACCATCCGGGCGGATCAAGCTGAGCCGCAAGGCCATCATTCTGGAAGAGCTGGGCGAAGACCCGGAGCCGCCCGCGCCACCCCGTGGCGATAGACCCCGTGGTGACAGGCCGCGCAGAGACCGGGGAGACCGCCGCGGTCCGCGTAACGACCGCTGA